One window from the genome of Aeromonas sp. FDAARGOS 1405 encodes:
- a CDS encoding DUF808 domain-containing protein: protein MAGTSLLALLDDIASVLDDVALMTKMAAKKTAGVLGDDLALNAEQVSGVRAERELPVVWAVAKGSFRNKLILVPAAIAISALVPWLITPLLMLGGAYLCFEGAEKLAHKFLPHEASEGEAHTAPIPDDLVAFEQQKVKGAIRTDFILSAEIIVIALGTVQGASLALQLSVVAGIALLMTIGVYGLVGLIVKLDDIGLHLLQKPDGSTLRRAVGQGLLVTAPRLMHLLALVGTIAMFMVGGGILVHGWPFAHHLIEGAAAVVATLPTVGAVLAAVTPTLLNAVAGVVAGLLLVAVMTLVSRLAPAKG from the coding sequence ATGGCTGGAACCAGTTTGTTGGCCCTGCTCGACGATATTGCCAGCGTGCTTGATGACGTGGCGCTGATGACCAAGATGGCGGCCAAGAAGACCGCCGGGGTGTTGGGCGACGATCTGGCCCTCAACGCAGAGCAGGTTTCCGGAGTGCGTGCCGAGCGGGAGCTGCCGGTGGTGTGGGCGGTGGCCAAGGGCTCATTTCGCAACAAGCTGATTCTGGTGCCTGCCGCCATCGCCATCAGTGCGCTGGTGCCCTGGCTTATCACGCCACTCTTGATGCTGGGAGGCGCCTACCTCTGCTTTGAAGGGGCCGAGAAGCTGGCCCACAAGTTCCTGCCCCATGAAGCGAGTGAGGGGGAGGCACATACAGCCCCTATTCCCGATGATCTGGTGGCCTTCGAGCAGCAGAAGGTGAAGGGAGCGATCCGCACCGATTTTATTCTCTCTGCCGAGATCATCGTTATCGCCCTTGGCACGGTACAGGGAGCAAGCCTCGCGCTGCAGCTCTCGGTAGTGGCTGGCATCGCCCTGCTGATGACCATCGGGGTCTACGGGTTGGTGGGGCTGATCGTCAAGCTTGATGACATCGGTCTGCATCTGCTGCAAAAGCCCGATGGCAGCACCCTGCGCCGCGCGGTGGGGCAGGGACTGTTGGTGACGGCGCCCCGTCTGATGCACCTGCTGGCACTGGTCGGCACCATTGCCATGTTTATGGTGGGTGGTGGCATTCTGGTGCATGGCTGGCCTTTTGCCCATCACCTGATTGAAGGCGCAGCCGCTGTTGTCGCCACCCTGCCAACAGTAGGGGCCGTACTGGCGGCGGTGACGCCGACGCTGCTCAACGCCGTGGCCGGTGTGGTGGCGGGTCTGCTGCTGGTTGCCGTGATGACGCTGGTGAGCCGTCTTGCCCCGGCCAAGGGATAA
- a CDS encoding methyl-accepting chemotaxis protein gives MNIARRLQLIALLVMLTLIFLSWFSINRLDSANRDLGYVTDNTVPSISLIKEVQADFYELHSLVQTHVLNTDTGKMQQIETGITEIQGQITSLLDKYKAEMLSNDEDRRLTDDDQRIVAQYYQEIDKVLQLSRQNKNDEARDMLAGEATRVFQQFAKAIELHVNFNMDLGLALKKQGQENYDNSLQTLLFIAGGTIVLTMGLFVWLFNQVANPLRTAMDTLTRIQRDLNFTLRADVKQQDEIGLTLNAVNRLLDTLQQTFTEFSVGSLQIKSTAESLSQAAQHLASSASQANDATSLIAAGVEEMTVSITDISQRTQETSRITNESGQLASEGSRTIDRTVHAINEIADSIRQASAEVIALGEGISRIGGVVNVIRDVAGQTNLLALNAAIEAARAGESGRGFAVVADEVRKLAERTAQSTQEISATVEAIQQESNNTVSRMHLVEEKVSQGVNMATESGAIIAEIRSASHRVMEQVGEITNAIREQSSAAESIAHQVEQIAQVVQQTSSTAEETSAAAEELNVTTESIHQQISRYRIQ, from the coding sequence ATGAATATTGCTCGTCGACTGCAACTGATCGCGCTGCTGGTGATGCTGACGCTCATTTTTCTCAGTTGGTTCAGTATCAACCGCCTCGATTCGGCCAACCGGGATTTAGGCTATGTGACGGACAATACGGTGCCCAGTATTTCGCTGATTAAGGAAGTGCAGGCCGATTTCTATGAATTGCACTCGCTGGTGCAGACACATGTGCTCAATACCGACACCGGCAAGATGCAGCAGATCGAAACGGGTATCACCGAGATACAGGGACAGATCACTTCACTGCTCGACAAATACAAAGCTGAGATGCTCTCCAATGATGAAGATCGGCGCCTGACCGACGATGATCAACGTATTGTCGCGCAATATTATCAGGAGATAGACAAGGTTCTGCAGCTCTCCAGACAAAACAAGAACGATGAAGCGCGAGACATGCTGGCGGGAGAAGCCACCAGAGTGTTCCAGCAGTTTGCCAAGGCAATCGAGCTTCACGTCAACTTCAATATGGATTTGGGACTGGCGCTCAAGAAGCAGGGCCAGGAGAACTACGACAACAGCCTGCAAACCCTGCTGTTTATCGCCGGTGGCACCATTGTGCTGACGATGGGGCTGTTTGTCTGGTTGTTCAATCAGGTGGCCAATCCTCTTCGCACCGCCATGGATACCCTGACCCGGATCCAGCGCGACCTCAACTTTACCCTCAGAGCGGATGTGAAACAGCAGGATGAGATTGGTCTGACCCTCAATGCGGTCAACCGGTTGCTCGATACGCTGCAACAGACATTTACCGAATTTTCCGTCGGCAGCTTGCAGATCAAGAGCACTGCCGAATCCCTCTCTCAAGCGGCGCAGCACCTCGCCAGCTCGGCCAGTCAGGCCAATGATGCTACCAGTCTGATCGCCGCCGGTGTGGAAGAGATGACTGTCAGCATCACAGATATCTCCCAGCGTACCCAGGAGACGAGCCGTATCACCAATGAGTCAGGGCAGCTGGCTAGCGAAGGAAGCAGAACCATAGATCGTACCGTTCATGCCATCAACGAGATCGCCGACTCCATTCGGCAGGCCTCGGCCGAGGTCATTGCGCTGGGTGAGGGCATTTCGCGCATTGGCGGTGTGGTCAACGTGATCCGTGATGTGGCGGGGCAGACCAACTTGCTGGCCTTGAACGCGGCCATTGAGGCGGCGAGGGCCGGGGAGTCCGGCCGTGGCTTTGCGGTGGTGGCAGATGAAGTGCGCAAACTGGCTGAGCGCACAGCCCAATCCACTCAGGAGATATCTGCCACTGTAGAGGCGATCCAGCAGGAGTCGAACAATACGGTCTCCCGCATGCATCTGGTGGAGGAGAAGGTGAGCCAGGGGGTCAACATGGCTACCGAGAGTGGCGCCATTATTGCCGAGATCCGCAGTGCGTCGCACCGGGTGATGGAGCAGGTGGGCGAGATCACCAATGCCATCCGCGAGCAGAGTTCGGCCGCCGAGTCGATCGCTCACCAGGTAGAGCAGATTGCTCAGGTCGTGCAGCAAACCAGCAGCACAGCGGAGGAGACCTCAGCCGCAGCCGAGGAGCTCAATGTCACCACCGAGAGCATCCACCAGCAGATATCCCGCTATCGCATTCAGTAA
- a CDS encoding dicarboxylate/amino acid:cation symporter, protein MKMNKLTVAILISMMFGILTGQGYRMFAADQAADFANNITILTDIFLRLIKMIIAPLVFTTLVVGIAKMGDTRTVGRIGAKTLGWFMLASLMSLSLGLVMVTLMQPGVGLSLSLPNDTASSGIAAGAITLKDFVTHAIPKSVVEAMATNEILQIVVFSLFFGLAAAALGDLAKPVVVLMASAAEIMLKVTGYVMNFAPFAVFGAIAAMVAKEGLGILVTYGSFMAQFYIALACLWLLLIAMGSVFLRGRVIKLLAMIREPILLAFSTASSEAAYPKTLDRLEKFGCDKRIASFVLPMGYSFNLDGSMMYCTFAVMFIAQAYGIELSMAQQITMLLLLMVTSKGMAGVPRASLVVIAATLNQFHIPEAGILLLLGIDHFLDMGRSATNVLGNAIAASVVAKTEDSLGETVALGESEPAKA, encoded by the coding sequence ATGAAAATGAATAAACTGACGGTCGCCATCCTCATCTCCATGATGTTTGGCATCCTCACCGGCCAGGGCTATCGCATGTTTGCCGCAGATCAGGCTGCGGATTTTGCCAATAACATCACGATCCTGACCGATATCTTCCTGCGACTGATCAAGATGATCATCGCTCCCCTGGTCTTCACCACCCTGGTGGTCGGTATCGCCAAGATGGGCGACACCCGCACCGTGGGGCGTATCGGTGCCAAGACCCTCGGCTGGTTTATGCTGGCCTCCCTGATGTCCCTGAGCCTGGGTCTGGTGATGGTGACCCTGATGCAGCCGGGTGTGGGGCTTTCGCTCTCCCTGCCCAATGACACCGCCAGCTCGGGCATTGCTGCCGGTGCCATTACCCTGAAAGATTTTGTGACCCACGCCATCCCCAAGAGCGTGGTCGAGGCGATGGCCACCAACGAGATCCTGCAGATCGTGGTCTTCTCCCTCTTCTTCGGTCTGGCTGCCGCCGCGCTCGGCGATCTGGCCAAGCCGGTAGTGGTGCTGATGGCCAGCGCTGCCGAGATCATGCTGAAAGTGACCGGTTATGTGATGAACTTTGCGCCGTTCGCGGTGTTTGGCGCCATCGCCGCCATGGTGGCCAAAGAGGGGCTGGGTATTCTGGTTACCTACGGCAGCTTTATGGCCCAGTTCTATATTGCGCTGGCCTGTCTCTGGCTGCTGCTGATCGCCATGGGCAGCGTCTTCCTGCGTGGCCGTGTCATCAAACTGCTGGCGATGATCCGCGAGCCCATCCTGCTCGCCTTCTCGACCGCCAGCTCCGAAGCCGCCTATCCGAAGACCCTGGATCGTCTGGAGAAGTTCGGTTGTGACAAGCGCATCGCCAGCTTCGTGTTGCCGATGGGTTACTCCTTCAACCTCGACGGCTCCATGATGTACTGCACCTTCGCGGTGATGTTCATCGCCCAGGCGTATGGCATCGAGCTCTCCATGGCCCAGCAGATCACCATGCTGCTGCTGTTGATGGTCACCTCCAAGGGGATGGCCGGGGTGCCGCGCGCTTCTCTGGTGGTGATTGCCGCTACCCTGAACCAGTTCCATATTCCGGAAGCGGGCATCCTGCTGCTGCTGGGGATCGACCACTTCCTCGACATGGGCCGCTCAGCCACCAACGTGCTGGGCAACGCCATCGCCGCCAGCGTGGTCGCCAAGACCGAAGACAGTCTGGGTGAAACCGTCGCGCTGGGCGAGAGTGAGCCAGCCAAAGCCTGA
- a CDS encoding dihydroorotase gives MNKLLIKNATLVNEGRIYASDVLIEGERIARIAPDIEAPDALVIDAAGRHLIPGMIDDQVHFREPGLTHKGTIASESRAAVAGGTTSFMEMPNVNPQTTTLEALEAKYQIAANSSVANYSFYLGATNDNLAEIKRLDPKQSCGVKVFMGSSTGNMLVDNQETLAAIFRESPVMIVTHCEDTPTIAKAEEVARAKWGENVPMGEHGRIRSDEACYKSSSMAVALAKQYGAKLHVLHLTSAKELSLFTASHDLSELKDKNITAEVCVHHLFFNDADYETQGSLIKCNPAVKSAADQQALLDAVRNDVLDIIATDHAPHTWEEKQNSYFKAPSGVPLVQHSLQALLELYHNGVFTLETIVKKTSHAVAERFQVQDRGYIREGYFADLVLLDLGKPYVVNDDNILYHCGWSPFNGYRFHSTVEMTLVNGQIAWQNGQVTDQLLGKRLTFNR, from the coding sequence ATGAACAAACTGCTTATCAAAAATGCCACCCTGGTCAACGAAGGCCGCATCTATGCCTCCGATGTGTTGATCGAGGGGGAACGGATTGCCCGCATTGCCCCGGATATCGAGGCGCCCGATGCGCTGGTTATCGATGCGGCAGGTCGCCACCTTATCCCCGGAATGATCGACGATCAGGTCCACTTCCGGGAGCCGGGATTGACCCACAAGGGGACCATCGCCAGCGAATCCCGCGCCGCCGTCGCCGGTGGCACCACCAGTTTCATGGAAATGCCCAACGTCAATCCCCAGACCACCACCCTCGAAGCCCTCGAAGCCAAATACCAGATCGCCGCCAACTCCTCCGTCGCCAACTACAGCTTCTATCTCGGCGCCACCAACGACAACCTTGCAGAGATCAAACGTCTCGACCCCAAGCAGTCCTGCGGGGTCAAGGTGTTTATGGGCTCCTCGACCGGTAACATGCTGGTGGACAACCAGGAGACACTGGCGGCCATCTTCCGCGAGAGCCCGGTGATGATCGTGACCCACTGCGAAGACACCCCGACCATCGCCAAGGCGGAAGAGGTGGCACGGGCCAAGTGGGGCGAGAATGTGCCGATGGGCGAGCACGGCCGCATTCGCAGCGACGAAGCGTGCTACAAATCCTCCAGCATGGCGGTGGCGTTGGCCAAGCAGTACGGTGCCAAGCTGCATGTGCTGCATCTGACCTCGGCCAAGGAGTTGTCGCTGTTTACCGCCAGCCACGACCTGAGCGAGCTGAAGGACAAGAACATCACCGCCGAGGTGTGTGTGCACCACCTCTTCTTCAATGATGCCGATTACGAGACCCAGGGCAGCCTGATCAAGTGCAACCCTGCGGTGAAGAGTGCTGCCGACCAGCAGGCGCTGCTGGATGCGGTACGCAACGATGTGCTCGATATCATCGCCACCGACCACGCCCCCCACACTTGGGAAGAGAAGCAGAACAGCTACTTCAAGGCGCCGTCCGGCGTGCCGCTGGTGCAGCACTCTTTGCAGGCGCTGCTGGAGCTCTACCACAACGGCGTGTTTACCCTGGAGACTATCGTCAAGAAGACCTCCCATGCTGTGGCCGAGCGCTTCCAGGTGCAGGATCGCGGTTATATCCGCGAGGGGTATTTCGCCGATCTGGTGTTGCTGGATCTGGGCAAGCCCTATGTGGTCAACGATGACAACATCCTCTACCACTGTGGTTGGTCGCCCTTCAACGGCTACCGCTTCCACAGCACGGTCGAGATGACGTTGGTGAATGGCCAGATCGCCTGGCAAAACGGGCAGGTGACTGACCAGCTCCTGGGCAAGCGGCTGACCTTTAACCGCTGA
- a CDS encoding 6-carboxytetrahydropterin synthase — protein MKLFVRDLTVIDSSYLCERRGMVGESWLVDIEMSGELNEMSMLLDFGRVKKLIKSIIDEEVDHKLLVPTECPLIHVETLDGDESTVDLLRQGRSIHLRCPSQGFAFIPAPQVDKESVTRYLLAVLAKRLPGNIKDLSLTLRQEAITGAFYHYSHGLKKHDGNCQRIAHGHRSPIEIHVDGERDQELEFNWAERWGDIYLGTEEDKVALTELTLSPRANAQLGEHHTGFKYMAPQGLFQLAIPTAEVEMIDTDTTVELLACYIAREVKKMVGDKFVKIVAYEGVGKGAIAYA, from the coding sequence ATGAAGTTATTTGTAAGAGATTTGACCGTGATCGACTCCAGCTACCTGTGCGAACGCCGCGGCATGGTGGGCGAGAGCTGGCTGGTAGATATCGAAATGAGCGGTGAGCTGAACGAAATGAGCATGCTGCTGGACTTTGGCCGGGTAAAGAAGCTGATCAAGTCGATCATCGATGAAGAGGTGGACCACAAGCTGCTGGTGCCGACAGAGTGCCCGCTGATCCACGTCGAGACACTGGATGGTGACGAAAGCACAGTGGATCTGCTGCGCCAGGGGCGCTCCATCCATCTGCGCTGCCCATCCCAGGGCTTCGCCTTTATCCCGGCACCGCAAGTTGATAAAGAGTCGGTGACCCGCTACCTGCTGGCGGTACTGGCCAAACGGCTGCCGGGCAATATCAAGGATCTCTCTCTGACCCTGCGTCAGGAGGCGATCACCGGTGCCTTCTACCACTACAGCCACGGCCTGAAAAAGCACGATGGCAACTGCCAGCGCATCGCCCATGGCCACCGCTCTCCCATCGAGATCCATGTCGATGGTGAGCGCGACCAGGAGCTTGAGTTCAACTGGGCCGAACGCTGGGGCGATATCTACCTCGGCACCGAAGAGGACAAGGTGGCACTGACCGAGCTCACCTTGAGCCCCCGCGCCAATGCCCAGCTTGGCGAGCATCACACCGGCTTCAAATATATGGCGCCCCAGGGGCTGTTCCAGCTGGCCATCCCCACCGCCGAGGTAGAGATGATCGACACCGACACCACGGTCGAGCTGCTGGCCTGCTACATCGCCCGCGAAGTGAAGAAGATGGTGGGCGACAAGTTCGTCAAGATTGTCGCTTATGAAGGGGTCGGCAAGGGCGCCATCGCCTACGCGTAA
- a CDS encoding M3 family oligoendopeptidase has translation MYQQQWNNDHIYPGLDSPELEADMRAARHALEELASYMAGLDGVRGDDAALLDFLREVRLRARDIRHVGWNVAILAACRGSQDARDPQAKQLASRARALNADLFKTLAPVEDLMLALPEEEFAALMVDPLLGEEAYRLRHERRLQDQRLPVAAEQLVIGLGTDGLHAWGNLYNDLVGKIRLTIDGREMGLAEASNLLSSPIRALRLEAFDAISAGWEGEQETVAAILNALNGWRLELARQRGKTRVLDALDLSCHQSHIERATLDALMSETWRARGLGQRALELMAERLGLDDLGPEDLFAPPPASCSRDIPFDEAIELIADAFSRFDPEMGAFARMMAEKGWIDAAPTPNRRTGAYCTKFAKPVEPRVFVTYAGTMDNVITLAHELGHAWHNWVIRDLPMSQRSYPMTLAETASIFAETLVRSALFEQAQSPEEQLAIAWAEADGAATFLVNIPARFDFEQALVAERAQGYVSAERLKALTDEAWGRWYEGSLTRYHPMFWAAKAHFSIAGLGFYNYPYLFGYLFSLGVYQQLTSRKAAGEEGVAEAYRALLRDTGRMSAEDLVAKHLGQDIREAAFWQGSLAQVAQAVERFTQLPA, from the coding sequence ATGTATCAACAACAGTGGAATAACGACCATATCTACCCGGGCCTCGACAGCCCGGAGCTGGAAGCGGACATGCGCGCTGCCCGCCACGCGCTGGAAGAGCTGGCCAGCTATATGGCAGGTCTGGACGGGGTGCGCGGCGATGACGCAGCGCTGCTGGATTTCTTGCGGGAAGTGCGGTTGCGCGCCCGCGATATTCGCCATGTCGGCTGGAACGTCGCCATTCTGGCCGCCTGCCGTGGCAGTCAGGATGCGCGGGATCCGCAGGCCAAACAGCTGGCGTCCCGTGCTCGCGCCCTTAATGCCGATCTGTTCAAGACCCTGGCGCCGGTGGAAGATCTGATGCTGGCGTTGCCGGAAGAGGAATTCGCCGCGCTGATGGTGGATCCGCTGCTCGGTGAAGAGGCGTACCGCCTGCGCCACGAGCGTCGCTTGCAGGATCAGCGCCTGCCGGTGGCGGCGGAGCAGCTGGTGATCGGTCTGGGCACCGATGGCCTGCACGCCTGGGGCAACCTCTACAACGATCTGGTGGGCAAGATCCGGTTAACCATTGATGGCCGCGAGATGGGGCTGGCCGAGGCAAGCAATCTGCTCTCCAGCCCGATACGTGCGCTGCGTTTAGAAGCCTTTGATGCCATCAGCGCCGGTTGGGAAGGGGAGCAGGAGACGGTTGCCGCTATCCTCAATGCCCTCAACGGCTGGCGGCTGGAGCTGGCCCGTCAGCGCGGTAAAACCCGTGTGCTCGATGCGCTGGATCTCTCCTGCCACCAGAGCCATATCGAGCGTGCCACCCTCGATGCCCTGATGAGCGAAACCTGGCGAGCCCGTGGGTTGGGCCAGCGGGCGCTGGAGCTGATGGCCGAGCGCCTTGGTCTCGACGATTTGGGGCCGGAGGATCTCTTTGCGCCGCCGCCAGCTTCCTGCAGCCGTGACATTCCTTTTGATGAGGCGATCGAGTTGATTGCCGATGCCTTTAGCCGATTCGATCCCGAGATGGGGGCGTTTGCCCGCATGATGGCCGAGAAGGGGTGGATTGATGCGGCGCCCACGCCAAATCGCCGCACCGGCGCCTACTGCACCAAGTTTGCCAAACCGGTCGAACCGCGGGTCTTCGTTACCTATGCCGGCACCATGGACAATGTCATTACGCTGGCCCATGAGCTGGGTCACGCCTGGCACAACTGGGTGATCCGCGATCTGCCGATGAGTCAGCGCAGCTACCCCATGACGCTGGCGGAGACCGCCTCCATCTTCGCCGAAACCCTGGTGCGCAGCGCCCTGTTCGAGCAGGCGCAAAGCCCGGAAGAGCAGTTGGCGATCGCCTGGGCGGAGGCCGACGGCGCGGCCACCTTCCTGGTCAATATCCCGGCTCGCTTCGATTTCGAGCAGGCCTTGGTGGCTGAGCGGGCGCAGGGTTATGTATCCGCAGAGCGGCTCAAGGCGTTGACCGACGAGGCGTGGGGACGCTGGTATGAGGGGAGCCTGACCCGCTATCACCCCATGTTCTGGGCGGCCAAGGCGCACTTCTCCATCGCGGGGCTGGGTTTTTACAACTACCCCTATCTGTTCGGTTACCTGTTCAGCCTCGGGGTCTATCAGCAGTTGACGAGCCGCAAAGCGGCGGGGGAAGAGGGCGTGGCCGAGGCGTATCGCGCCTTGCTGCGCGATACCGGCCGGATGAGCGCCGAAGATCTGGTAGCCAAGCATCTGGGGCAGGATATCCGTGAGGCCGCCTTCTGGCAGGGGAGTCTGGCACAAGTAGCGCAGGCGGTAGAGCGCTTCACGCAGTTGCCTGCCTGA
- a CDS encoding DUF924 family protein gives MQPWQPLLALWFGDEADDVLRATRQAPLWWGKSSETDTLLASRFGELAEAAAKGSLAHWADLPSGRLALILLLDQLPRNIHRGTPAAFARDPLARDFCLKGLSIGADKSLSPLERVFFYLPLEHAESREQQARSVALFEALAAEQAGTPAQATFAGFADFARRHQVIIERFGRFPHRNDILGRTSTPEEATFLQQPGSGF, from the coding sequence ATGCAACCCTGGCAACCTCTGCTCGCTCTCTGGTTTGGCGACGAAGCCGATGATGTCCTGCGGGCCACACGGCAAGCCCCCCTCTGGTGGGGGAAAAGCAGCGAAACGGATACCCTGCTGGCCAGCCGCTTTGGCGAGCTGGCAGAGGCGGCAGCCAAGGGCAGTCTCGCCCACTGGGCCGATCTCCCCAGCGGTCGGCTGGCGCTGATCCTGCTGCTCGACCAGTTGCCCCGCAATATCCATCGCGGCACGCCTGCGGCCTTTGCCCGGGATCCTCTGGCAAGGGATTTCTGCCTGAAAGGGCTGTCCATCGGTGCTGACAAATCCCTCTCGCCACTGGAGCGGGTCTTCTTCTATCTGCCGCTGGAGCATGCCGAATCCCGCGAACAACAGGCCAGAAGTGTGGCGCTGTTCGAGGCACTGGCTGCCGAGCAAGCTGGCACACCGGCGCAGGCGACCTTTGCCGGATTTGCCGACTTTGCCCGCCGCCATCAGGTGATCATCGAACGCTTTGGCCGCTTCCCCCACCGCAACGACATTCTGGGTCGCACCAGCACACCGGAAGAGGCGACATTTTTGCAGCAACCGGGCTCAGGCTTCTAA